ATTTCAATTCAATTACATCATCATCATTTACATTATTGCTCTCAAGCGATGTGTTAATGGTATGTGTGTAAATCATCATATTTTAAAACCCGTTTGAGTACATCAAACGGGTTTTTTAATTCTAACTCTCTTTGTACTCAAACTATTAATCCAACAAACAACTAAAAAAATGAGTACTTTAAAAATTGCAATTCAAAAATCTGGTCGTTTAAACGAAGACAGCATCCAAATTCTAAAAGACTGCGGTATTTCAATCAACAACGGAATCGATCAGTTAAAAGCTGAAGCTTCAAATTTTCCTCTTGAAGTTTTGTATCTTAGAAATTCAGATATCCCTCAATATTTAATAGACGGAGTAGTAGATTTAGCCATTGTTGGTGATAATCTTTTGGTAGAAAAAGGAAAAGGAATCGAAGTGGTACAGAAATTAGGATTTTCAAAGTGTAAAGTTTCTGTAGCTGTTCCTAAAGTTCTAGAATATAACTCAATACAAGATTTAGCGGGATTGCGTATTGCAACTTCTTATCCCAATACAGTTAACGAATATTTTAATAAATTTGGTTTAACTGTCGATATTCATCAAATTTCTGGTTCTGTAGAAATCGCACCAAACATTGGTCTTGCCGATGCAATTGTAGATATTGTTTCAAGCGGAAGCACTTTATTCAAAAACAACCTTAAGGAAGTTGAAGTGATTCTAAAAAGCGAGGCCGTTTTAGCTGTTTCGCCAAAAGTTTCTCCAGAAATTCAAAAGCACATTGATACTTTAAAATTTAGAATTCAGGCGGTATTAAGAGCTAGAAATTCAAAATATATTCTAATGAACGTTCCAAACGATAAAATCGAAGCAGTTGGAAAAATCCTTCCAGTTTTGAGAAGTTTAACGGTTCTTCCTTTAGCTCAAGAAGGTTGGAGCAGCGTTCACTCCGTAATTGACAAAGATACTTTCTGGGATGTAATTGACCAGTTGAAAGAAGTAGGAGCAGAAGGGATTCTAGTTTGCCCAATTGAGAAAATGGTTCTGTAGGGCTTTGCCCGCTTTAGGTAATCACCCTAAAATCAGAAAAAAAAAACACAAAGTTAATTAGCTTATAGCCTACAGCTTAAAGCTTAAAGCAAAAAAAATAATGAATAAAATAGATAATCCAAAACCAGAAATATGGTCTGAAATATTAAAAAGGCCAACTAAAACTGTTGATGATATTGAGATTACAGTAAAAGAAATCTTCAAAGAAGTGCAAAGAAAAGGAGATGAAGCTGTAGCAAAATACACTTCGATTTTTGATGGAATTTCACAAGACAATTATGAAGTTTCAGAAGAAGAGATAAAAGAAGCGATTAGTTTGATTCCGAGTGAATTAAAAGAAGCTATTGAATTAGCAAAAGAAAATATTTATAAATTCCACAACGCTCAGAAAACAGAAAGAGTCGAAGTTGAAACAATTGAAGGAGTAAATTGTTGGCAAGAGAAAAGACCGATTCAAAAAATTGGTTTGTATATTCCTGGCGGAACTGCGCCTTTGTTTTCTACTGTTTTAATGTTGGCGGTTCCGGCTGAAATTGCTGGTTGCAAAGAAATTGTATTGTGTTCTCCACCAGATAAAAAAGGAAAAATTAATCCAGCTATTTTATATGCTGCTAATTTATGCGGAGTAACGAAAATTCTAAAAGTTGGAGGAATTCAGGCTATTGCGGGAATGACTTTTGGAACCCAGTCGATCCCTAAAGTATACAAGATTTTTGGCCCAGGAAATCAGTTTGTAACAGTAGCAAAACAACTGGCAACTCAGTTTGGTGTTGCAATTGACATGCCAGCAGGGCCATCAGAGTTGTTAATTGTGGCTGATGATACAGCGGTTCCGGCATTTGTGGCTTCAGATTTATTATCTCAAGCAGAACACGGTACAGATAGCCAAGTGATTTTAGTTTCGACTTCAAAAAAACTAATTGAAGAAGTAGAGAAAGAAGTACAATCTCAGTTAGAAGTGCTTCCAAGAAAAGCGATTGCAGAAAAAGCGATTGAAAATTCGAAATTGATTTATGTGGAAAACGATCAAATCGCTTTAGATTTAATCAATGAATATGGGCCAGAACACTTTATAATCTGTTCAGAATATGATGATTTCTATTGTAATGGAATCGTAAATGCGGGTTCTGTTTTTATTGGAAATTATACGCCTGAAAGTGCCGGAGATTACGCCTCAGGAACCAATCATACTTTACCAACAAATGGTTATGCGAAGAATTACAGCGGTGTAAACCTGGATAGTTTTATGAAATCGATGACTTTTCAGAAAATTACTAAAGAAGGAATTCTGAATATAGGAAGCGCTATCGAAACTATGGCTGAAGCTGAGGGATTACAAGCGCATAAGAATGCTGTAACATTAAGATTGAAGAGTTTAGAATAAAAAAATAGAACACAGAATATAGAAAATAGAAGAAAGAAGATAGAATAGAAAATAATAGGTAGTTTGGAAAGTCTATTCTCTTTATTCTTTTCTCTATATTCTAAAAATTAAGGTAATGAAATTCGATATAAATACAATAACACGTGAAAACGTAAAATCATTAAAACCATATTCTTCGGCTAGAGACGAGTTTGAAGATTTTGATACAGCCGAAATGATTTTTCTGGATGCCAATGAAAATCCGTTTCAAAATGGAGTAAATCGTTATCCAGATCCTCAACAGAACTCGGTTAAAGCTATTTTGGCTAAGAATAATTTAGTAAAGCAAAGTCAGATTTTATTAGGGAATGGAAGTGATGAAGTTTTGGACTTGCTTTTTAGAGCTTTCTGTGAACCCAGTAAAGATAATATCATTTCGCTTCCTCCAACATACGGAATGTATGGCGTTTTAGCGAATATTAATGCTGTTGAAAATAGAGAAGTTCTGCTATCGACAGATTTTCAGCCTCAAGTTGAAAAGATCTTAGAAGCTGTTGATGAGAACACAAAAATCATCTTTTTATGTTCGCCAAATAATCCAACCGGAAATTCTTTTTCAGATGAAAGTGTGGTCAAACTGCTTCAAAATTTTAATGGTTTAGTGGTAATTGATGAAGCATATATTGACTTCTCAGAAAAAGAAAGCTGGTTGACCGAAATTGACGAATATCCAAATTTAGTGATTACACAAACACTTTCAAAAGCGTATGGTTTGGCTGGAATTCGTTTAGGGATCTGTTATGCTTCTGAAGCTGTAATTTCGGTTTTAAATAAAATAAAACCGCCTTATAACGTTAATGAATTAACACAGCAAAGAGCTAAAGAACGTTTAAAAGATTCTGAAAAGATAAAACAAGAAATAGCTTCAATTATTGAACAAAGAGAAGAGTTGCTTAAAGTTTTACTTGAAGTAGGTTTTGTAGAAAAAGTATACCCAACTGAAGCTAATTTTATTCTGGCAAAAGTAGATGATGCTAACAAAAGATACAATCAATTAATTGAAAAGGGAATCGTTATCAGAAACCGAACCACACAGCCTTTATGCGAAAATTGTCTTCGTTTTACAATTGGGACAAAAGAGGAAAATGCTGTTGTAATTAGAGAATTGAAGTTGTTGAAATAGAAAAAATAGAATATAGAAGAAAGAATATAGAATATAGAAGAAAGAATATAGAATATAGAATAAGAATATAGAAGAAAGAGAAAAATGTAAGAACTTTAGAAGTAGGATCAAAAGTCCATCCTCTTTACTCTATTTTCTATACTCTTTATTCTCAAAAAATAAAACATGAAAAAAGTACTTTTTATCGATCGTGACGGAACGATTGTTTTAGAACCTGAAAATTATCAATTAGATAGCTTAGAGAAATTGGAATTTTATCCAAAAGCTTTTCAATATTTGGCTAAAATTGCTAATGAATTAGATTATGAACTGGCTATGGTAACCAATCAGGACGGATTAGGAACGGATAGTTTTCCGGAAGATACCTTTTGGCCAACGCAAAATTTCATTTTAAAAGCTTTTGAAAACGAAGGGGTTGTTTTTGACGAAATCTTTGTAGACAGAACTTTTCCAGAAGAGAACGCACCAACACGCAAACCCAGAACGGGAATGTTGACTAAATATTTGAACAATCCAGAATATGATTTGGAGAATTCTTTTGTTTTAGGAGATCGTTTAACAGATGTGGAATTGGCTAAAAACCTTGGTGCCAAAGCTATTTTTATGAATGATACAGATGGGATTGGCAGTAATGAAATTTCATCAAAACGTGAAGAATTGAACGAAACGATTGTTTTGCAAACTATGGATTGGAAGAAAATCTATGAGTTTTTAAAATTAGAAGCACGTTCGGCTTCAATTACTCGTAAAACAAACGAAACGGATATTTATATCAAATTAAATCTTGACGGAACAGGAAAAAGCAAAATTGATACTGGAATTGCCTTTTTCGATCACATGTTGGATCAAATCTCACGTCACGGCCAAATGGACTTAGAAATCCTTGTGAAAGGTGATTTAGAGGTTGATGAGCATCATACAATCGAAGATACTGCAATCGCTTTAGGTGAAGTTTTCGCGAAAGCGCTAGGAAACAAATTAGGAATTGAGCGCTACGGATTTTGTCTTCCAATGGATGATTGTCTAGCTCAGGCAGCAATTGATTTCGGCGGTAGAAACTGGCTGATTTGGGAAACCGAATTTAAACGTGAAATGGTTGGTAAAATGCCAACAGAAATGTTCTATCATTTCTTCAAATCGTTTACAGACGGCGCAAAAGCCAACTTAAATATCAAAGCAGAAGGAATCAACGAACATCATAAAATCGAAGCAATTTTTAAAGCATTCGCGAAAGCGATAAAAGTTGCCGTAAAAAGAGATACCGAGAAAATGATTTTGCCTTCGACGAAAGGAATGCTTTAATTAAGTCAAAAGTTGAAAGTCATAAAGTCAAAAGATTTCAATATTGTGGATATTCAAAATGACTTTAAGACTTTTGACTTTTGACTTTAAGACTAAAACAAAATGAAAATAGTAATTATAAATTACGGAGCAGGAAATATTCAGAGCATTATGTTTGCTATTGAAAGATTGGGATTTAAGGCCGTTTTGAGCAATAATCCTGATGAAATTAAATCGGCTGATAAAGTGATTTTTCCTGGCGTAGGCGAAGCAAGTTCGGCTATGGAAAAACTTCGAGAAAGTGGTTTGGACAGCTTAATTCCAGAATTAAAACAACCTGTTTTGGGGATTTGTCTCGGAATGCAGTTAATGTGCAATAAAACTGAAGAAGGAGACACCGAAGGTTTAGGAATTTTTGACGTTGATGTTGTGAAATTTTCAAACAACGTAAAAGTGCCTCAAATGGGATGGAATCAGATTTATGATTTAAAAACCGATTTGTTCAGCGGAATTTCTGAAAATGAGTTCATGTATTTAGTTCATAGTTTTTATGCGCCAAATTGTCCAGAATCTATTGCTACAACAAATTATGACGTTGAATATGCATCGGCTTTGCAAAAAGATAATTTTTACGGAACCCAATTCCACCCAGAAAAAAGCGGCGACGTGGGAGAGAAGATTCTTGGAAACTTTTTGAAACTAAAATCCAAAGATTAAAATCTAAATTCCAATATCAAAATCAGTTTCAATCAAAACATCAATTTTAGAAATTACTAATTCAATACTATTTTTTGAATAATCTAAAATCTAAAATCAACAATCTAAAATAGAAAAATGAGAATAATACCAGCCATAGATATCATTGAAGGAAAATGTGTTCGTTTGTCCAAAGGTGATTATGATACCAAGATAATTTACAACGAGAACCCGCTTGAAGTGGCGAAATCATTTGAAGCGCACGGAATTGAATATCTGCATTTAGTAGATCTTGACGGTGCAAAATCGAGCAAAATTGTTAATTACAAGATATTAGAACAAATTGCAACGCAAACGAGCTTAAAAATTGATTTTGGAGGCGGATTAAAATCGGATGACGATTTGAGAATTGCATTTGAAAGCGGTGCAAATCAGATTACAGGCGGAAGTATAGCCGTAAAAAACAGAGAAATCTTCGAAAAATGGATTTCAGAATACGGATCAGAAAAAATTATTTTAGGTGCTGATGCTAAAGATGAAAAAATCGCGGTTTCTGGTTGGTTAGAAGAATCAAATGAAGATTTAGTGCCTTTTATTCAGGATTATCAGTCAAAAGGAATTGAGTATGTTATCTGTACCGATATTGCAAAAGACGGAATGCTTCAAGGTCCAAGTTTTGATTTGTACAGCAAAATTTTAGAAGAAGCAAAAGGAATAAAATTAATTGCTTCTGGCGGAATTTCAACCTTCGACGAATTGCCAAAATTAGCGGAATTAGGCTGTGAAGGAACAATCATAGGAAAAGCGATTTACGAAGGAAGAATCACATTGAAGGAACTTGAAAATTATATTTTAAATAAATAGATATTTCGCAAAGATTCGCAAAACAAAACGCAAAGATTTACAAAATTTTGCGTAGCTCTGAGAATCTTTGTGAATCTCTGTGAAACAACAAAGATAATGTTAGCAAAAAGAATAATACCTTGCTTAGATATAAAAAACGGAAGAACCGTAAAAGGCGTCAATTTCGTTGATTTGCGCGATGCTGGAGATCCTGTGGAATTAGCTGAAATTTATTCGAGAGAAGGAGCAGATGAATTGGTTTTCTTGGATATTTCGGCAACAGAAGAAAGACGCAAAACACTGGTAAATATGGTGCGAAGCGTAGCAGAGAAAATCAATATTCCGTTTACAGTTGGCGGCGGAATTTCGTCTGTTGAAGATGTTGATATTTTGCTCAATAATGGTGCAGATAAAGTCTCTATCAATTCATCTGCAGTAAAAAATCCGCAATTGATAAATGATTTGGCGCAGAAATTTGGAAGTCAGTGTGTTGTAGTCGCAATAGATGCCAAACAAATTGACGGACAGTGGATTGTACATTTAGTTGGCGGAAAAGTACCGACAGAATTGAATTTATTCGATTGGGCTGTTGAAGTTGCAGAACGTGGTGCAGGAGAAATTTTATTTACTTCAATGGATAATGACGGAACTAAAAATGGGTTTGCAAATGAGGCTTTGGCGAAACTTTCCGAATTAGTTAATATTCCGATCATTGCTTCTGGAGGAGCAGGAAATATAAAGCATTTTGTTGATTCTTTTCAAGTAGGAAAAGCAGATGCGGCTTTGGCAGCAAGTGTTTTTCACTTTAAAGAAATCGAAATTAAAGCTTTGAAACAAGAATTAAGAAATAATGGCATTGAAATAAGGCTTTAATTGTAACAAGAGGCAAGAAGAAAGACCTTGTTTGATCTAAAATAACAGGATATCAGAAATCTAAAATCTGAAATCAAAAATCTAAAATTAATTATGGAAATCGATATCAAAAGCGCACACGGATTAATTCCGGCGATCATTCAGGATTCAGAAACAAAAAATGTTTTGATGCTGGGTTATATGAACGAAGAATCGCTTCAAAAAACAATAGAAACTCAAAAAGTAACTTTTTTCAGCCGTTCAAAACAAAGACTTTGGACAAAAGGCGAGGAGAGTGGTAACTTTTTGAACTTGGTAAGTATTAAAAATGACTGTGATGGCGATACGCTTTTAATTCAGGCAAAACCTGTAGGACCAACTTGTCATACAGGAGCAGATACTTGTTGGCAAGAACCAAATGACGCGAATTACGGTTTTATTTCTCAATTAGAAAACACAATCAAAACCAGAAGAGAAAATGCAGATTCTGAGAAAAGTTATATAGCTTCTCTATTTGAAAAAGGAATCAATAAAATTGCTCAAAAAGTAGGCGAAGAAGCTGTAGAAGTGGTTATTGAAGCAAAAGATGACAACGATGATTTGTTCCTTAGCGAAAGCGCCGATTTATTGTTTCATTATTTGATTCTCCTTCAAGCAAAAGGATATCAATTGAATGATGTTGTAGAAGTTTTAAAAGGACGCCAGAAATAGTTTATTGGCTTTTTCTCATGAAAAAAAAGTATTATGGTGTCATAATACTTTTTTTTATGTCAGGTATCTAAAAAAAAAGTATTTTTAGTTTTTAATAAGAGCTTTTATGAGATTCAATTTTTGTTTACTGTTTTTGTTCTATTCTGTGTTTAATTACGGGTTTAAGAAAGCTGTAATGCCATATTCGATGGTTGTTTCTAAGGCTAGTTTGATTGTTGATGGAACTATTTTTAAAGTTTCTAAAAATGAATATGAGTTCACGATAAGTGAGTTCATAAAAGGAAAATCAAGCTCAAAAATTAAGGTAGCAATCTGGAAAGAATGGCTATGTGATCCCAGAAATAAAGAGTTAAAAAAAGGACAAAGATTAATTTTATTTTTAGAAAGATCGTCTTATGGAAATTTTTATCCAATTAATGAAAGTACTGGAGAATTGTATGTAGACAATAATACTTTTCTCAATATATTCTTGCCTAAAGCTTTTTTAAATCCAACAGTTTTAAAAAAAGGGATTTCTATGTTTTTGGACACCTATACATTTTATGGAAATTTTAATGATAGATTTTATCAAAATATAAATTTCATGCGCAATAAGTCTATTTTTGAAGTTTATAAATTGACAAAAACGAATACGGCTTTTAAGTTTTTAGTTGATGATGCGGAGTATTATAAGCCAACAGAAGTACAATTTATGCCACTTATATAATTACCTCACAAATTCAAAAACTGCAAATTCCTGAGGCTGATGAAAACCAAATTTCAAACTCTTATAAGGCTGTAAAGCAAGATATTCGGTTGTGTTACCATAATCAATTCTAAAAGCATTTCCATTCCATTTAGTTCCGACTTTAGGTTTTGAAAAACTGCCATTTTTAATTTTTTTAAGACTGGAAAAAGGAACTTTTATTTCTACAGTGTATCCGTCTTTATTGATTTTACTGACAGTTTCTAAGCCTTTAATATCAAAATCCATTGCTGTATTCCATCCGCCACATTCTTCTGAGATGCATTTTAAAAGTAAATCGTAGTTTGTAGAAAATGCATTTACACCAATTTCAATATAGTTTTGACTGTCTCCATCGGGATCAAGAAAGATTTCGACCAAATCGTCAGTATTAAATATCTGCGAATCTTTCTTTTGTAAAGAACCGATAATTTGAGAATCATTGCATTTATAAGCGATGTATAAGTTTTCATCATTCCACGAAAGTGAAACAAAAGTATTTTGAGAAGCTTTGTCTCCGGAATTATGAATTACAAACGGACCGAGAAAAGGTGTTTTCCATTCTGATAAATCGCCGTCAATACTGATTTTTTCATTTGTTTTATAAATTGGAAAGGTTTGCGCATCAGTTGAATTTGTCCAAATAAGGCAAAAAAAGGCGGCGTATAGGTGAAATTTCATTTTTTCTGTTTTAAAAGACTAAAATAACGAAGAATAAATGAATATCTCGGTTAATTCTTTTGATGGGAAGTAAGACAAAGATTTAAACACTGAAAAAAACAGCTTTAACTGTAGATAAAAACTTTTATGTTATTGAATCTAAAATTACAAATTAATCTTTGCAGCTATTTTAAATGAAACCCCATAAATTTCTTATTTATTTGGGGTGTTTTTTATGAAGAAATCATAAAATTTTAGAATTCTTAATCCTAATGTTTACATTTGTGACAGATTAAGTTCGAATACTTTATTTATATTATAATTCTAACCAATGAAAAATTACTTTGGAAGCATTTTAACTGCTTTTCTAATTGGTTTTACTGCCAATGCTCAGGGACTTTTGAATAAGTCGGAAACCGTTTTTACACATCAGGATACTTTACGCGGAAGCATCACAAAAGAGAGAGTCTGGTGGGATTTAAAATATTATCACCTTGATGTAAAGGTTAAGCCTTCAGAAAAATTTATTTCAGGTTCAAATACTGTTCGTTATACTGTTTTAACAGAGAACAATCGTATGCAGATTGATTTGCAGGAACCAATGAATATTACGAAAGTGACTCAGAATGGTAAAGATTTAAAATTTGAAAGAAATGGAAATGCTTTCTTTATTACTTTAATAGAAAAACAAAAAGTTGGTGCAGTAAAAGAAATCGTAGTTTTCTTTGAAGGAAAACCAAAAGAAGCTGTTAGAGCTCCTTGGGATGGCGGTTTCTCTTGGAAAAAAGATAAAAACGGAAAAGATTTTATTGCTACGTCTTGTCAAGGTTTAGGCGCGAGCGTTTGGTGGCCATGTAAAGATCATATGTATGATGAAGTGGAGAATATGCTAATCAGCGTAAATGTTCCAGGAGATTTAACAGAGGTTTCTAACGGAAGATTACAAAGCGTTAAAAAAGAAAAAGATGGAACCAAAACCTTCAATTGGTATGTTGCAAATCCTATTAATAATTACGGCGTAAACATTAATATTGGTGATTACGTTAATTTTTCAGAAGTTTTTAAAGGCGAAAAAGGAAATTTAGACTGTAATTATTATGTTTTAAGAGACAATCTAGCTTTAGCAAAAGAGCAGTTTAAAGATGCTCCAAAAATGCTGAAAGCTTTTGAAAGCTGGTTTGGTCCTTATCCATTCTACGAAGACAGCTATAAATTGGTTGAAGTTCCGTATTTAGGAATGGAGCACCAAAGTTCTGTAACTTACGGAAATCAATATAAAAATGGTTATTTAGGACGTGATTTGAGTGGAACTGGCTGGGGATTAAAATTTGATTTTATCATCATTCACGAATCGGGACACGAATGGTATGCCAACAATATTACTTATAAAGATATTGCTGATATGTGGGTTCATGAAAGTTTTACAAACTATTCGGAAAGTTTATTTGTTGAATATTATTACGGAAAAGAGGCTGGAGCTGAATATGTAATTGGATGTAGAAAAAATATTCAAAATGATATTCCAATTATCGGGCATTATGATGTGAATAATGAAGGTTCTGGTGATATGTATCCAAAAGGAGCTTCAATGCTGCACATGATTCGTCAGGTAATCAATGATGATGCAAAATGGAAATCGATTTTGAGAGGTATGAATAAGACTTTCTATCACCAAACGGTTACTGGAAAACAGATTCAGGATTATATTAATGAGCAATCTGGAATTAACTTCAACAGAGTTTTTGCGCAATATTTAACTACAACTCAGATTCCAGTATTTGAATATATGTTTAAAAACGGAACTTTTGGCTACCACTGGACAAACTGTGTTTCTAAATTTGATATGCCAGTAAGAGTAAAATTAAATGGTGTTGAAACTTGGCTAAAACCAACAACAGAATGGCAATCAGTTAAAACAACAAACGAAGATAGGAAACTAGAAGTAGATAAAGATTTCTATGTAACGACTTCTAATATTGTAGAATAAAGTTTTTTAAAATTTCAAAATAAAAAATCCCAAATTCCAATTAAGTGGCGTTTGGGATTTTTTATTTTAGTTTTTTATATTAAACCCGGCAGGTTTTTAAAACCTGTAGCGTTTGTTTTCGTAACATTTTGTGATTTCGAAGGGAGAAATCGCGGTAATATTTCCAAACAGATAATCGCCAATCTTTATGGAGTTTCTAGTGTGATTTCTCCCTTCGGTCGAAATGACAAAAAGGTTTGAAAAACTTATTGTTTTTTAAACCTTTTTATTGGAATTTGGAATTTTTCTATTGAAATTTAAATAAATTATCGATTATTCAATTTCGCTTTCTCCTTTATAATATCAGCAATTTTTCTATTTTCGATTTTGCTTTCCAACCACGAAATAATATCAAGATATAAGAAAGCTCTTTTTTCGTAGGTATTCTTTTCAAGTTCTACGAAACGAGCATGCATTTTTTTGAACTCCTTTTTGATGTCAGCAGGGTAGAAGTTGTTTAAGTTTCTTAAAAACTTGATAATCTCTTTTTGAACCTCGTGCAAATCGTTCATTTTCAATAAGAACTTATAGGTGCTTTTTAAATGATTTTCTAAGTAATAATCTTTTCCAAGCTCATAATGCGCAATCAGAGACAATAATCTTGCAAAACACATTAAATCTTCACGCATAGTCAAGTTTTTGTTGTTGATGATCTTATCTAAGTAATTAATGCATTCATTGTATTTTTCGTTACCAAAATAAATAGAAGCAATTTTATAGAAAAACAACATTTCGTGATGCTCATCAAGATGTTCGCTGTGTACTTTCAGTTTATTTAAAATCTCAGGAATCAAGTATTCGCTTTCCGCGAATGTGCCTTCTAAAATATGCAGGTTTAATTTATTGTTGTATACATATAAGAAAGATAATGATGCAAGATTATCATTCGAAGGAAACTTAGGGTCTGCAATGGTTTCTTCTAAAAGATTTAAATATCTCTTGAAATTCGATGTATATTTAAGCATATAAAGCGATTCCAGAAAATAGTGGTTTCCTTTTAGAAAAAATACCGGATTCAGATAAATCATATTTGGATTATCATAAAAAAGCTGAACCCATTTATAAGCAAATTTATAACTCGCTAAGAAATCTTGTACCAGAAAGCTTCGCCAAAGATTAGCATTATAAAACCAGTATTTTTCGCGGAAACCAAACTTGCTTTCGTCTAGTTTTGCAATATGTCTGTTAAAATAGTCGTCTATATATTTATACTCTTCGTCACTTTTTACATACCCTGTTTTTAGCATGATGCCGTACAACTGCAGCGATAAGTTAGACAATTTGCTTGAAATTGTATTTCTATAATTTAATTCTTTGGCCTGAACAACCAATTCATCAGCGCGTCCTTGAATACTTCGTGTAATATATTGCGATTCGATTAGTTTTTCGAATTCAACAATTTCATACGCCATATATTTTTCGTCATTTTCTAAAGCCTGCTGTTTTGTCTTGTCTAGAATTTTTAAACTCTGTTTGTATAATCCTTTATTATATAGAATAACAGCAAAATCCATTTGCTCTCGAAGCTGATAGCGAATGTTCTGGCTAGGGATATTTAATCTTATACTTACTAGAATCTGTTTGTATAAGTATGATTTTAAGTTAGATAACTGTACTTTTTGGATAATACCACTTTTAAGAATGAGTTTTTCATCATAAACTTCAGATTTATCTAAAATATTGAATAATTCGATAAATTTTGTGTTTGAACTCGTTTCTAATCGGCTTGCAAAAATTTTAAACTGCCTTTTTTCTGATTTCGAAAGTGATTTGATTAGAACAAATAAGAAATCTTTTTGATGGTTAGCCATTGTAAAAAATAATAATATAACTTATTGATTAT
The Flavobacterium humidisoli DNA segment above includes these coding regions:
- the hisC gene encoding histidinol-phosphate transaminase, with the translated sequence MKFDINTITRENVKSLKPYSSARDEFEDFDTAEMIFLDANENPFQNGVNRYPDPQQNSVKAILAKNNLVKQSQILLGNGSDEVLDLLFRAFCEPSKDNIISLPPTYGMYGVLANINAVENREVLLSTDFQPQVEKILEAVDENTKIIFLCSPNNPTGNSFSDESVVKLLQNFNGLVVIDEAYIDFSEKESWLTEIDEYPNLVITQTLSKAYGLAGIRLGICYASEAVISVLNKIKPPYNVNELTQQRAKERLKDSEKIKQEIASIIEQREELLKVLLEVGFVEKVYPTEANFILAKVDDANKRYNQLIEKGIVIRNRTTQPLCENCLRFTIGTKEENAVVIRELKLLK
- the hisG gene encoding ATP phosphoribosyltransferase — translated: MSTLKIAIQKSGRLNEDSIQILKDCGISINNGIDQLKAEASNFPLEVLYLRNSDIPQYLIDGVVDLAIVGDNLLVEKGKGIEVVQKLGFSKCKVSVAVPKVLEYNSIQDLAGLRIATSYPNTVNEYFNKFGLTVDIHQISGSVEIAPNIGLADAIVDIVSSGSTLFKNNLKEVEVILKSEAVLAVSPKVSPEIQKHIDTLKFRIQAVLRARNSKYILMNVPNDKIEAVGKILPVLRSLTVLPLAQEGWSSVHSVIDKDTFWDVIDQLKEVGAEGILVCPIEKMVL
- the hisF gene encoding imidazole glycerol phosphate synthase subunit HisF — protein: MLAKRIIPCLDIKNGRTVKGVNFVDLRDAGDPVELAEIYSREGADELVFLDISATEERRKTLVNMVRSVAEKINIPFTVGGGISSVEDVDILLNNGADKVSINSSAVKNPQLINDLAQKFGSQCVVVAIDAKQIDGQWIVHLVGGKVPTELNLFDWAVEVAERGAGEILFTSMDNDGTKNGFANEALAKLSELVNIPIIASGGAGNIKHFVDSFQVGKADAALAASVFHFKEIEIKALKQELRNNGIEIRL
- the hisB gene encoding bifunctional histidinol-phosphatase/imidazoleglycerol-phosphate dehydratase HisB, with translation MKKVLFIDRDGTIVLEPENYQLDSLEKLEFYPKAFQYLAKIANELDYELAMVTNQDGLGTDSFPEDTFWPTQNFILKAFENEGVVFDEIFVDRTFPEENAPTRKPRTGMLTKYLNNPEYDLENSFVLGDRLTDVELAKNLGAKAIFMNDTDGIGSNEISSKREELNETIVLQTMDWKKIYEFLKLEARSASITRKTNETDIYIKLNLDGTGKSKIDTGIAFFDHMLDQISRHGQMDLEILVKGDLEVDEHHTIEDTAIALGEVFAKALGNKLGIERYGFCLPMDDCLAQAAIDFGGRNWLIWETEFKREMVGKMPTEMFYHFFKSFTDGAKANLNIKAEGINEHHKIEAIFKAFAKAIKVAVKRDTEKMILPSTKGML
- the hisH gene encoding imidazole glycerol phosphate synthase subunit HisH, giving the protein MKIVIINYGAGNIQSIMFAIERLGFKAVLSNNPDEIKSADKVIFPGVGEASSAMEKLRESGLDSLIPELKQPVLGICLGMQLMCNKTEEGDTEGLGIFDVDVVKFSNNVKVPQMGWNQIYDLKTDLFSGISENEFMYLVHSFYAPNCPESIATTNYDVEYASALQKDNFYGTQFHPEKSGDVGEKILGNFLKLKSKD
- the hisA gene encoding 1-(5-phosphoribosyl)-5-[(5-phosphoribosylamino)methylideneamino]imidazole-4-carboxamide isomerase, producing the protein MRIIPAIDIIEGKCVRLSKGDYDTKIIYNENPLEVAKSFEAHGIEYLHLVDLDGAKSSKIVNYKILEQIATQTSLKIDFGGGLKSDDDLRIAFESGANQITGGSIAVKNREIFEKWISEYGSEKIILGADAKDEKIAVSGWLEESNEDLVPFIQDYQSKGIEYVICTDIAKDGMLQGPSFDLYSKILEEAKGIKLIASGGISTFDELPKLAELGCEGTIIGKAIYEGRITLKELENYILNK
- the hisD gene encoding histidinol dehydrogenase, producing MNKIDNPKPEIWSEILKRPTKTVDDIEITVKEIFKEVQRKGDEAVAKYTSIFDGISQDNYEVSEEEIKEAISLIPSELKEAIELAKENIYKFHNAQKTERVEVETIEGVNCWQEKRPIQKIGLYIPGGTAPLFSTVLMLAVPAEIAGCKEIVLCSPPDKKGKINPAILYAANLCGVTKILKVGGIQAIAGMTFGTQSIPKVYKIFGPGNQFVTVAKQLATQFGVAIDMPAGPSELLIVADDTAVPAFVASDLLSQAEHGTDSQVILVSTSKKLIEEVEKEVQSQLEVLPRKAIAEKAIENSKLIYVENDQIALDLINEYGPEHFIICSEYDDFYCNGIVNAGSVFIGNYTPESAGDYASGTNHTLPTNGYAKNYSGVNLDSFMKSMTFQKITKEGILNIGSAIETMAEAEGLQAHKNAVTLRLKSLE